From Solidesulfovibrio carbinoliphilus subsp. oakridgensis, the proteins below share one genomic window:
- a CDS encoding ATP-binding protein has protein sequence MKVFGLWLEDAAARFAPALAAGYALERIGSEADLPAARDGLLVDAAVLLRHAAAVAARKAAFGQRLYPVVALLPADADEAAVDQALAVADETARLPLVPAALARRLDLLVALGRSSENARDPDACRLRTDAALRTATADLSSRIKALTCLSEVHGAIQRFNQPREDLFRAVAALLPPAFARPQRIQARVVADGGEFASPGFRPGPWRLVFSLAGSGQPDAVLEVHHDGEGGGTEAEAFSDGERELTRLVAERLERTMARLRDDAALGREREFSTRLMETLPGGVVRLDRSGNIVFCNPRAADILEREVRAGEAAAFAGPQFDATALDGRRLAPDEHPVSLVLATGRPVYDTVLSIARPGGGRRFLSVSAAALVGPDGTIEEVVASVTDITRQKDMERQLAHALKMESLGQLASGIAHEINTPIQYVGGNLEFLATTFGRLVALLNSLGAAALRPESKECLAAELAGLIGDEELRFLLEETPDALRESREGLDRVASIVLSMKRFAHPDQEAPRPVDVGEAICDTLAVSRSAWKYVADVVTDIEPDLPAVSFVPGDLNQVLLNILVNAAQAIGEKNAGTGGKGRIHIAAARRGNAVEVSVRDTGPGIPEALRSRIFDPFFTTKAVGKGTGQGLAIVHALMARHHAGLDFLSAPGEGTTFVLTLPLAGPEQLTA, from the coding sequence ATGAAGGTTTTCGGGCTGTGGCTTGAGGATGCGGCGGCGCGGTTCGCGCCGGCCCTGGCGGCGGGATACGCCCTGGAGCGGATCGGGAGCGAGGCGGACCTGCCTGCGGCCCGGGACGGCCTGCTCGTGGACGCGGCCGTGCTGTTGCGCCATGCGGCGGCGGTGGCCGCGCGCAAGGCCGCATTCGGGCAAAGGCTTTATCCGGTGGTGGCTCTCCTCCCTGCCGACGCCGACGAGGCGGCCGTGGACCAGGCCCTGGCCGTGGCCGACGAAACGGCCCGGCTGCCCCTCGTCCCCGCCGCGCTGGCCCGGCGGCTGGACCTGCTTGTGGCCCTTGGCCGATCGTCCGAAAACGCCCGGGACCCCGATGCCTGCCGGCTGCGTACCGACGCCGCCCTGCGGACGGCCACCGCCGACTTGTCCTCCCGGATCAAGGCTCTCACCTGCCTCTCCGAGGTCCACGGCGCCATCCAGCGGTTCAATCAGCCCCGCGAAGACCTCTTCCGGGCCGTGGCGGCCCTCCTGCCGCCGGCTTTCGCCCGGCCGCAGCGGATCCAGGCCCGCGTGGTGGCCGATGGCGGGGAGTTCGCCTCGCCGGGGTTTCGGCCTGGGCCCTGGCGGCTGGTCTTTTCCCTGGCCGGATCGGGCCAGCCGGACGCGGTCCTCGAAGTCCATCATGACGGGGAGGGCGGCGGTACCGAGGCCGAGGCCTTTTCCGACGGGGAGCGGGAGCTGACGCGTCTTGTGGCCGAGCGCCTGGAGCGGACCATGGCCCGGCTGCGCGACGACGCCGCGCTTGGCCGTGAGCGCGAATTCTCCACCCGGCTCATGGAGACGCTGCCGGGCGGCGTGGTGCGCCTCGACAGAAGCGGAAACATCGTCTTTTGCAATCCCAGGGCGGCGGACATCCTGGAACGCGAGGTGCGGGCCGGGGAGGCGGCGGCCTTTGCCGGCCCGCAATTCGATGCCACGGCTCTGGACGGCCGGCGTCTGGCCCCGGACGAGCATCCCGTGTCCCTGGTCCTGGCCACGGGCCGGCCCGTGTACGATACGGTCCTTTCCATTGCCCGGCCGGGCGGCGGCCGCCGGTTCTTGTCGGTCAGCGCCGCGGCCCTTGTCGGCCCGGACGGGACCATCGAGGAGGTGGTGGCGAGTGTGACCGACATCACCCGGCAAAAAGACATGGAACGCCAACTGGCCCATGCCCTGAAGATGGAGTCGCTTGGCCAGCTGGCCTCGGGCATCGCCCACGAGATCAACACCCCGATCCAGTATGTGGGCGGCAATCTGGAATTTCTGGCCACCACCTTCGGCCGGCTGGTGGCGCTCCTCAACAGCCTCGGCGCGGCCGCCCTGCGGCCCGAATCAAAGGAATGTCTGGCCGCCGAACTGGCCGGCCTGATCGGGGACGAGGAGTTGCGTTTCCTTCTGGAAGAGACGCCGGACGCCCTGCGCGAGTCCCGGGAGGGCCTCGACCGGGTGGCTTCCATCGTCTTGTCCATGAAGCGGTTCGCCCACCCGGACCAGGAGGCGCCCCGGCCCGTGGACGTGGGCGAGGCCATCTGCGACACGCTGGCCGTGTCGCGCAGCGCCTGGAAATACGTGGCCGACGTCGTAACCGACATCGAGCCCGATCTGCCGGCCGTGTCCTTTGTGCCAGGGGATTTGAACCAGGTGCTTCTGAACATCCTGGTCAACGCGGCCCAGGCCATCGGAGAGAAAAACGCCGGCACGGGCGGAAAGGGCCGGATCCATATCGCGGCCGCACGGCGGGGCAACGCCGTGGAGGTGTCCGTCCGCGATACCGGGCCGGGCATTCCCGAGGCCCTGCGCTCCCGCATTTTCGATCCCTTTTTCACCACCAAGGCGGTGGGCAAGGGCACGGGCCAGGGACTGGCCATCGTCCATGCGCTGATGGCCCGCCACCACGCGGGCCTTGATTTCCTCTCGGCCCCGGGGGAGGGGACGACCTTCGTCCTGACCCTGCCCCTGGCCGGGCCGGAACAGCTCACGGCGTGA
- the nifD gene encoding nitrogenase molybdenum-iron protein alpha chain, with product MSTKPLNTEEIKKELIAKMPTKVARKRAKAMIPGSETGEAIPEIQANVRTIPGIITQRGCTYAGCKGVVLGPSRDIVNLTHGPIGCGFYSWLTRRNQTDAGPDGENYIPYSFSTDMTEHDIVFGGEKKLRAAIKEAYDNFHPRAISIFSTCPVGLIGDDIHAVARTMQEELGITIFANSCEGYKGVSQSAGHHIANNQIMKHIIGTDDTPVEGKFKVNILGEYNIGGDAFEIERILEKCGFTLISTFSGNSTVDSFRLAHAADLNTVMCHRSLNYVAEMMESKFGIPWIKVNFIGAEASAKSLRRMAAYFEDQELIDRVEAVIAEEMLDIEKSISAIRPRTQGKSAMLFVGGSRAHHYQELFKELGMKILGAGYEFAHRDDYEGRHVLPDIKIDADSRNIEVLEIGPDDTRYNPRKTPEQMEALKAKGVEFNSYEGLIEGMGKDSMIIDDINHYETEKLIELLRPDIFCAGIKEKYIIQKMGIPLKQLHNYDMGGPYAGFKGAINWYNDIDRMVNTKVWDLIKAPWQSTGPELEASYVAE from the coding sequence ATGAGCACCAAGCCCCTGAATACCGAAGAGATCAAGAAGGAATTGATCGCCAAGATGCCCACCAAGGTCGCGCGCAAGCGGGCCAAGGCCATGATCCCGGGCTCCGAGACAGGCGAGGCGATTCCCGAAATCCAGGCCAACGTCCGCACCATCCCGGGCATCATCACCCAGCGCGGCTGCACCTACGCCGGCTGCAAGGGCGTCGTTCTCGGCCCCTCCCGCGACATCGTCAACCTGACCCACGGCCCCATCGGCTGCGGCTTCTACTCCTGGCTGACCCGGCGCAACCAGACCGACGCCGGTCCCGACGGGGAGAACTACATCCCCTACTCCTTCTCCACGGACATGACCGAGCACGACATCGTGTTCGGCGGGGAAAAGAAGCTGCGCGCCGCCATCAAGGAAGCCTACGACAACTTCCATCCCCGGGCCATTTCCATCTTCTCCACCTGTCCGGTGGGCCTCATTGGCGACGACATCCACGCGGTCGCCCGGACGATGCAGGAAGAGCTCGGCATCACCATCTTCGCCAACTCCTGCGAAGGGTACAAGGGCGTGTCCCAGTCCGCCGGCCACCACATCGCCAACAACCAGATCATGAAGCACATCATCGGCACCGACGACACGCCGGTGGAAGGCAAATTCAAGGTCAACATCCTTGGCGAGTACAACATCGGCGGCGACGCCTTCGAGATCGAGCGGATCCTCGAGAAGTGCGGTTTCACCCTGATCTCCACCTTCTCCGGCAACTCCACCGTGGACTCCTTCCGCCTGGCCCACGCCGCGGACCTCAACACCGTCATGTGCCACCGCTCCCTCAACTACGTGGCCGAAATGATGGAAAGCAAGTTCGGCATCCCCTGGATCAAGGTCAACTTCATCGGGGCCGAAGCCAGCGCCAAGTCGCTTCGCCGCATGGCCGCCTACTTCGAGGACCAGGAGCTCATCGACCGGGTCGAGGCCGTCATCGCCGAGGAGATGCTCGACATCGAGAAATCCATTTCCGCCATCCGGCCCCGCACCCAGGGCAAGTCGGCCATGCTCTTCGTCGGCGGCTCCCGGGCCCACCACTACCAGGAGCTGTTCAAGGAACTGGGCATGAAGATCCTCGGCGCAGGGTACGAATTCGCCCACCGCGACGACTACGAAGGCCGCCACGTGCTGCCGGACATCAAGATCGACGCCGACTCGCGCAACATCGAGGTCCTGGAGATCGGCCCGGACGATACCCGCTACAATCCCCGCAAGACCCCGGAACAGATGGAAGCCTTGAAAGCCAAGGGCGTGGAATTCAACAGCTACGAGGGGTTGATCGAGGGCATGGGCAAGGATTCGATGATCATCGACGACATCAACCACTACGAGACCGAAAAGCTGATCGAACTCCTGCGCCCCGACATCTTCTGCGCCGGCATCAAGGAAAAGTACATCATCCAGAAGATGGGCATCCCGCTCAAGCAGCTCCACAACTACGACATGGGCGGCCCCTACGCCGGATTCAAGGGCGCCATCAACTGGTACAACGACATCGACCGCATGGTGAACACCAAGGTCTGGGATCTGATCAAGGCTCCCTGGCAGTCCACCGGTCCCGAGCTCGAAGCCAGCTACGTGGCGGAATAA
- the nifK gene encoding nitrogenase molybdenum-iron protein subunit beta: MALLRHTTGEIKERSALTVNPAKTCQPVGAMYAALGVHGCFPHSHGSQGCCAYHRSALTRHYKEPVVAGTSSFTEGSSVFGGQSNLISAIDNIFTLYDPETIAIHTTCLSETIGDDLRQISQKAIDDGKVPAGKHIVYANTPSYIGTHVTGYANMVKGIVKGFTKKSGTPNGKVNIIPGFCEPSDMAEFRRIAGQMGVEILMAPDTNGVLNGPLDGHYQMYPKGGATVEEITSMGDSVGTLGLGRWATTDAVNYLDSEFKVPGKVLGLPIGLKATDRFVNELRLMSGTDVPESINFERGQVVDIISDYSQYFYGKKVTMAGDPDQLLALVEFVITLGMIPAYTVTGTSGKYFDERMKELLKDVPYDCKFKSGGEADMYLLHQWIKNDPVDLLIGNTYLKYIARDEDTPLVRHGFPILDRVGHQYFPTVGYAGAMRLMEKFLGAIMDREDRDAPETKFELQM, encoded by the coding sequence ATGGCTCTTCTCAGACATACCACCGGCGAGATCAAGGAACGGTCCGCGCTCACCGTCAACCCGGCCAAGACCTGCCAGCCTGTCGGCGCCATGTACGCGGCCCTTGGCGTCCACGGCTGCTTCCCCCACAGCCACGGCTCCCAGGGCTGCTGCGCCTACCACCGTTCGGCGCTCACCCGCCACTACAAGGAACCCGTCGTGGCCGGCACCTCGTCTTTCACCGAAGGCTCCTCGGTCTTCGGCGGACAGTCGAACCTGATCTCGGCCATCGACAATATCTTCACCCTCTACGATCCCGAGACCATCGCCATCCACACCACCTGCCTTTCGGAGACCATCGGCGACGACCTGCGCCAGATCTCCCAGAAGGCCATCGACGACGGCAAGGTGCCCGCCGGCAAGCACATCGTCTACGCCAACACCCCGAGCTACATCGGCACCCATGTCACGGGCTACGCCAACATGGTCAAGGGGATCGTCAAGGGCTTCACCAAGAAGTCCGGCACGCCAAACGGCAAGGTGAACATCATCCCGGGCTTTTGCGAGCCCTCGGACATGGCCGAATTCCGCCGCATCGCCGGACAGATGGGCGTCGAGATCCTCATGGCCCCGGACACCAACGGTGTTCTCAACGGTCCCCTGGACGGCCACTACCAGATGTACCCCAAGGGCGGGGCCACGGTGGAAGAGATCACGTCCATGGGCGACAGCGTCGGCACGCTCGGCCTTGGCCGCTGGGCCACCACCGACGCGGTCAACTACCTGGATTCGGAATTCAAGGTGCCGGGCAAGGTCCTCGGCCTGCCCATCGGGCTCAAGGCCACGGACCGCTTCGTCAACGAACTGCGGCTCATGTCCGGCACGGACGTGCCCGAGTCCATCAACTTCGAGCGCGGCCAGGTCGTGGACATCATCTCCGACTACAGCCAGTACTTCTACGGCAAGAAAGTGACCATGGCCGGCGATCCCGACCAGCTCCTGGCCCTGGTGGAATTCGTCATCACCCTGGGCATGATCCCGGCCTACACGGTCACCGGCACCTCGGGCAAATACTTCGACGAGCGCATGAAAGAGCTTCTGAAGGACGTGCCCTACGACTGCAAGTTCAAGAGCGGTGGCGAGGCCGACATGTACCTGCTCCACCAGTGGATCAAGAATGATCCCGTGGACCTGCTCATCGGCAACACCTACCTGAAGTACATCGCCCGCGACGAAGACACGCCGCTCGTTCGCCACGGCTTCCCGATCCTCGACCGGGTGGGACACCAGTACTTCCCCACGGTCGGCTACGCCGGCGCCATGCGGCTCATGGAGAAGTTCCTCGGCGCCATCATGGACCGCGAGGACCGGGACGCGCCCGAGACCAAGTTCGAACTGCAGATGTAG
- a CDS encoding molybdopterin-dependent oxidoreductase gives MAQEQRTVVATCTRDCPSACGLLAHVEGDRVVRLVGNPAHPVNKGTACRKVPAFLRRMYSPERVLTPLRKRDGAWAPVSWKAALDEMADRLQACLAEDGPESILHYMGFGERTALKILNARFFALLGGVTTLAGTLCGGTGYAAQSLDFGPRVSHDPLDLENARTIVFWGRNPVATQHGLLPHVHAAKKRGAKIILIDPRASESAALADVHLRPKPGRDAFLALAAAKRIVEKGWEDREFLSRHCDGLDAYLALLGRHSLDELATACDVEPATIDDLARAYVAGRPTATLLGWGLHRFTHGHELVRAVDALGAVSGNIGLPGGGVSQGFEEWGPYDQDLWGEGLHPPRRRFLMPQIGREILEAKDPPVKMAVITAANPVCMAPDSGLVARAFDSVPFVVHMNLFLDDTADHADLFLPCAAFFEQRDLVASFGHNHVGPLVPAAPPPGECRSQFDIFMDLATRFPFAKDFVKTDEEWLRLLARPLLEKGVAWDDLLAGPVRIPDAPMVPWAGKVFATPTGRFQLVADITDCSDCRLGTRYPYHFLTPGGAEHLCSERVPGDHGGPVVVTMATDEAMRLGIADGGPARLVSELGTLAVTVRHDANARPDVVACERGGWIKAGQGVNQLIPDLVSAVGQGTPYYEARVDVEKVP, from the coding sequence ATGGCCCAGGAACAAAGGACCGTTGTCGCCACCTGCACCCGGGATTGCCCGAGCGCCTGCGGGTTGCTGGCCCATGTGGAAGGCGACCGGGTGGTCAGGCTCGTCGGCAATCCCGCCCATCCCGTGAACAAGGGCACGGCCTGCCGCAAGGTGCCGGCCTTTTTGCGCCGCATGTACAGCCCGGAACGGGTGCTGACCCCGCTGCGAAAACGCGACGGCGCCTGGGCCCCGGTTTCCTGGAAGGCGGCCCTGGACGAGATGGCCGACCGGCTGCAGGCCTGCCTGGCTGAAGACGGTCCGGAATCCATCCTCCACTACATGGGCTTTGGCGAGCGGACGGCCCTTAAAATTCTCAATGCCCGTTTTTTCGCCCTGCTCGGCGGGGTGACGACGCTCGCCGGCACGCTTTGCGGCGGCACGGGCTACGCCGCCCAGAGCCTCGATTTCGGGCCCCGGGTGTCCCACGATCCCCTGGACCTCGAAAACGCCCGGACCATCGTCTTTTGGGGCCGAAACCCCGTGGCCACCCAGCACGGCCTGCTGCCGCACGTGCATGCCGCCAAAAAGCGGGGCGCGAAAATCATCCTGATCGATCCGCGCGCCAGCGAATCCGCCGCCCTGGCCGACGTCCACCTGCGCCCCAAACCCGGCCGAGACGCCTTCCTGGCCCTGGCCGCCGCCAAGCGGATCGTGGAAAAGGGCTGGGAGGACCGGGAGTTTCTCTCCCGCCACTGCGACGGCCTGGACGCCTACCTGGCCCTGCTCGGCCGCCACTCCCTGGACGAGCTGGCAACGGCCTGCGACGTGGAGCCCGCCACCATCGACGACCTGGCCCGGGCCTATGTGGCCGGCCGGCCGACGGCGACCCTCCTTGGCTGGGGCCTGCACCGGTTCACCCATGGCCACGAGCTGGTCCGGGCCGTGGATGCCCTCGGCGCGGTGTCCGGCAATATCGGCCTCCCTGGCGGTGGCGTATCCCAGGGATTCGAGGAGTGGGGCCCCTACGACCAGGACCTGTGGGGCGAGGGGCTGCACCCGCCGCGCCGCAGGTTCCTCATGCCGCAGATCGGGCGGGAGATTCTCGAAGCCAAGGACCCGCCGGTCAAAATGGCGGTCATCACCGCCGCCAATCCGGTCTGCATGGCCCCGGATTCCGGTTTGGTCGCCAGGGCCTTCGACAGCGTGCCGTTCGTCGTCCACATGAACCTCTTTCTGGACGACACGGCCGACCATGCCGACCTTTTCCTGCCCTGCGCCGCCTTTTTCGAGCAGCGGGACCTGGTGGCGAGTTTTGGCCACAACCACGTCGGGCCGCTCGTGCCGGCCGCGCCGCCGCCGGGGGAGTGCCGGTCCCAGTTCGACATCTTCATGGACCTGGCCACGCGGTTTCCCTTTGCCAAGGACTTCGTCAAGACGGACGAGGAGTGGCTGCGGCTTCTCGCAAGGCCGCTCTTGGAGAAGGGCGTGGCCTGGGACGACCTGCTGGCCGGGCCGGTGCGCATCCCGGACGCGCCCATGGTGCCCTGGGCCGGGAAGGTCTTTGCCACGCCGACCGGCCGGTTTCAGCTCGTTGCCGACATCACCGACTGTTCGGACTGCCGGCTCGGGACCCGCTATCCCTACCATTTCCTGACCCCCGGCGGGGCGGAGCACCTGTGCTCGGAGCGGGTGCCCGGCGACCACGGCGGCCCGGTGGTCGTGACCATGGCGACCGACGAGGCCATGCGCCTCGGCATCGCCGACGGCGGCCCGGCCCGGCTGGTCAGCGAACTGGGGACGCTCGCCGTCACCGTGCGCCACGACGCCAACGCCCGGCCGGACGTGGTGGCCTGCGAACGCGGCGGCTGGATCAAGGCCGGACAGGGGGTCAACCAGCTCATCCCGGACCTGGTCAGCGCCGTCGGCCAGGGAACGCCGTATTACGAGGCCCGGGTGGATGTGGAGAAGGTTCCATGA
- a CDS encoding (2Fe-2S) ferredoxin domain-containing protein → MPIEKPRYLINVCASFRVKGEAKGICHKKGSHNLLGYFEEGILDRDIDARVVSTGCMKQCEEGPIVVVMPENWWYRGIDSEDKVDELLDALENGEACEDHLLP, encoded by the coding sequence ATGCCCATTGAAAAGCCGCGATACCTGATCAACGTCTGCGCGAGTTTCCGCGTCAAGGGCGAAGCCAAGGGTATCTGCCATAAAAAAGGATCGCACAACCTGCTTGGCTACTTCGAGGAAGGCATCCTCGACCGGGACATCGACGCACGAGTGGTCAGCACCGGCTGCATGAAGCAATGCGAAGAGGGGCCGATTGTGGTCGTGATGCCCGAGAACTGGTGGTACAGAGGGATCGATAGCGAAGACAAAGTGGATGAGCTCCTCGACGCCCTGGAAAATGGGGAAGCCTGCGAGGACCACCTGCTGCCCTAA